From a region of the candidate division WOR-3 bacterium genome:
- a CDS encoding DNA translocase FtsK 4TM domain-containing protein has translation MKILNFTIIIVLIGLIIRSLIVTVKEMDHRKKMITNGIIILFLSILILGSLISYSPKESFKENFGGVVGAFIAKSLYDTFGILSLPLPLILIIAAFALFKNNIKLIFYRIGGLFLGLFFISLMAVSLNQKIPTSSKGAFGTFISSFLISKLSLGGSITLLIFLSLLIFYVYLQPSYNIIKSIFQIIGRKTKGILPKKEEVPISVKEEEREEIEIKPIEKKLQKPSISIKEKTKEEDQEEFKRKFLDSLKDPVPVEWMTPETINNYKNIIEGKLKSFGITGKITGVSRGPVVSRFEFKPDLGIKLSKISNLANDIALALHSEKIRIIAPIPGKGVVGIEVPNKTRETVFLKELIENETFQNNTSITYVPIGKNITGQPFYYSIALMPHLLIAGATGSGKSVFINSIITSLLYKATPDDIRFILIDPKRIELSIYNGIPHLIRSVITEQSIAIQYLNKALECMEQRYKEFARVGVRDIQGYNSKIRDKKPYILIIIDELADLMMRSGREVENAVIRLAQMSRAVGIHLILATQRPSVDVITGLIKANFPARIAFQVASIHDSKTILDTKGAEKLLGGGDMLFIPPDEGIPKRFHGPLITTEETKRIVSIIGFAHLKNLLKTKFSNAEEICALAEEEEMLDVIADRTLPGAPERIEEFSKLLKLRLGIDETTFTEFIDNLEYYPPTEEIEEFLLEERAEGEIGELDELYEQAKEIIIEEQTASVSLLQRKLKIGYARAGRLIDQLEKTGVVGKFKGSKPREVLIKKER, from the coding sequence ATGAAAATATTAAATTTCACAATAATAATTGTTCTTATAGGGCTTATAATAAGATCTCTTATAGTTACAGTAAAAGAAATGGACCATAGAAAAAAAATGATTACAAATGGGATAATAATCTTATTCTTATCCATTCTTATTCTTGGTTCTCTTATCTCTTATTCTCCTAAGGAAAGTTTTAAGGAAAATTTTGGAGGAGTAGTTGGAGCTTTTATTGCCAAAAGCCTTTATGACACTTTTGGCATTCTTTCTCTACCTTTACCATTAATTTTAATAATTGCAGCTTTTGCCTTATTCAAAAATAACATTAAATTAATATTTTATCGGATTGGAGGATTATTTTTGGGACTTTTCTTTATATCCTTAATGGCTGTTTCTTTAAATCAAAAAATTCCCACATCAAGTAAGGGAGCGTTTGGCACATTTATTAGCTCTTTCCTAATATCTAAATTAAGTCTTGGAGGAAGTATTACATTACTGATTTTTCTTTCTTTATTAATTTTCTATGTGTATCTCCAACCCTCTTATAACATAATTAAATCAATCTTCCAAATAATTGGGAGAAAAACAAAAGGGATTCTACCTAAAAAGGAAGAAGTTCCTATCTCAGTAAAAGAGGAAGAAAGAGAAGAAATAGAAATAAAACCAATAGAAAAAAAACTCCAGAAACCTTCAATCTCTATTAAAGAAAAAACAAAAGAAGAAGACCAGGAAGAGTTCAAAAGAAAATTTTTGGACTCGCTTAAAGACCCTGTTCCTGTGGAGTGGATGACTCCAGAAACAATAAATAATTACAAAAACATAATAGAAGGGAAATTAAAAAGTTTTGGAATTACAGGAAAGATCACAGGAGTCTCAAGAGGTCCTGTTGTCAGCCGATTTGAATTTAAACCAGATCTTGGTATAAAGCTATCTAAAATCTCTAATCTTGCAAACGATATAGCTCTTGCGCTCCATTCTGAGAAAATAAGAATTATAGCTCCAATACCTGGTAAAGGAGTAGTTGGGATTGAAGTCCCAAATAAAACAAGAGAAACAGTTTTCCTTAAAGAATTAATTGAAAACGAAACATTCCAAAACAATACCTCTATAACTTATGTCCCTATTGGCAAGAATATAACAGGACAACCTTTTTATTACTCAATAGCTTTGATGCCTCATTTACTTATTGCAGGCGCTACAGGCTCAGGGAAATCTGTTTTTATAAATTCAATTATCACTTCCCTTTTATACAAGGCAACCCCAGATGACATTCGTTTTATTTTGATAGATCCAAAAAGAATAGAACTTTCCATTTACAATGGGATCCCTCATTTAATTAGAAGTGTAATAACAGAACAATCTATTGCGATTCAGTATTTAAATAAAGCACTTGAGTGTATGGAACAAAGATATAAAGAATTCGCGAGAGTTGGTGTAAGAGATATTCAAGGATATAATAGTAAAATAAGAGATAAAAAGCCATACATTCTTATAATTATTGATGAGCTTGCTGACTTAATGATGCGAAGTGGTAGAGAGGTTGAAAATGCAGTAATAAGACTTGCTCAAATGAGCAGAGCAGTTGGAATACATCTAATTCTTGCAACTCAAAGACCATCAGTAGATGTTATTACAGGGCTTATAAAAGCTAATTTCCCAGCAAGAATAGCTTTTCAAGTCGCCTCTATCCACGACTCTAAAACCATTCTCGACACAAAAGGAGCTGAAAAATTGCTGGGTGGTGGGGATATGTTATTTATACCCCCAGATGAAGGAATCCCAAAAAGATTTCATGGACCACTCATAACAACAGAAGAGACAAAAAGAATTGTTTCTATAATTGGATTTGCTCATCTTAAAAATTTATTAAAAACAAAATTTAGTAACGCTGAAGAAATCTGTGCTCTTGCAGAGGAAGAAGAAATGTTAGATGTTATTGCAGATAGAACCTTACCCGGGGCTCCTGAAAGAATTGAAGAATTCAGTAAACTCCTAAAACTTCGCCTTGGTATTGATGAAACCACATTCACTGAATTTATAGATAACTTAGAATACTATCCACCCACAGAAGAAATTGAAGAATTCCTTTTGGAAGAAAGAGCTGAGGGAGAAATTGGAGAGTTAGATGAGCTTTACGAACAAGCCAAAGAGATAATAATAGAAGAGCAAACAGCTTCTGTTTCTCTATTGCAAAGAAAATTAAAGATAGGGTATGCAAGAGCTGGTAGATTGATTGATCAATTGGAAAAAACCGGTGTTGTAGGTAAATTTAAAGGTTCAAAGCCAAGGGAAGTTTTAATAAAAAAGGAGAGATAG
- a CDS encoding inositol monophosphatase family protein, with protein sequence MDNRDKLNFLIYLAKKAGVILLRLFRKDFEIENKKGAELLTTADKKSENFIIEALSKKYPKIEIIAEETKPNNWDVEEAFIIDPLDGTNNFSFGIPIFSVSIAYQLEGKLKIGVVYDPIHKELFHATKDGGAFLNGKPIRVSERLKLEESILATGFPYIKIREEDSNIPEFNALLMKSRCIRRLGSAALDLCYVACGRFDGYWEKHLKIWDISAGGLIVEEAGGKVTNFYKESWNYKNSDIIASNGKIHDKMKEIIERVRNEKTFLA encoded by the coding sequence ATGGACAATAGAGATAAACTTAATTTCTTAATTTATCTTGCAAAAAAAGCAGGGGTGATTCTTCTTCGCTTGTTCAGAAAGGACTTTGAGATAGAAAATAAAAAGGGAGCAGAACTTTTGACTACTGCAGATAAAAAATCCGAAAATTTTATTATTGAAGCTCTTTCTAAAAAATACCCCAAAATAGAGATAATAGCTGAAGAAACGAAACCAAATAACTGGGACGTAGAGGAAGCTTTTATTATTGACCCTTTAGACGGAACGAACAATTTTTCTTTTGGAATCCCCATTTTTTCTGTTTCTATTGCTTATCAACTTGAAGGAAAATTAAAAATTGGGGTTGTTTATGATCCTATTCATAAGGAATTATTTCATGCAACCAAAGATGGTGGTGCTTTCTTAAATGGAAAACCTATAAGAGTTTCAGAGAGACTCAAATTAGAAGAATCAATTCTTGCAACAGGGTTTCCCTATATAAAAATAAGAGAGGAAGACTCTAATATTCCAGAATTTAATGCTCTCTTAATGAAATCAAGGTGTATTAGGCGATTAGGTTCGGCTGCCCTTGATCTTTGCTATGTAGCTTGTGGTCGATTTGATGGATACTGGGAAAAGCACTTAAAAATATGGGATATCTCAGCTGGTGGTTTAATCGTAGAAGAAGCAGGTGGAAAAGTTACAAATTTCTACAAAGAGAGTTGGAATTATAAAAATTCTGATATTATTGCATCAAATGGAAAAATTCACGACAA